Genomic window (Prosthecochloris aestuarii DSM 271):
TTCACCAATCACCATTCACTATTCACTGCGCGAAGCGCATCCGGTCACCAGTCACCGCGCGAAGCGCTCCCGCCTCCCGTCTCCTGTCTCTCGCCTCTCGTCTCTCGCCTCTCGTCTCTTGCCTCTCGTCTCTTGCCTCTCGTCTCTTGCCTCTCGTCTCTTGCCTCTCGTCTCTTGCCTCTCGTCTCTTGCCCCTTGTCACGCGTCACGCGTCACGCGTCACGCGTCACCGCGCCAAGCGCACCCGCACACAACATCTCAGCCCGCTCAACACTATCCGCCTCAGCATAACACCGCAGCTCCGGTGCATTGCCCGACGGTCGCAGATGAATAATATCCCCGTTCTCAAACGTCATCCGCAATCCATCCGTCATATCCATCCACGCAACCCCACCAGCATCAGGCCCAAGCAACCGGGCCGCCTCATCCGGCGAATCCCGCAGACTCGATATCAACGAATTGCTCCGCTCAGTCGGCACATCCTTCAGCCGATCGCTCGCCGTAAACCGCTTCGGCAACGACGCGCTCAACCCGGAAACCTTCTCATCACGCTCCCGCGCCATACCAAGCAACGCAAGAATCGGCAGCACCGAATCGCGCGTCGGCAGCGCCTCCAGCGTCCGCCCGTTATGCACAACCCGGCTCTCCAAAAGAAACCCACCATTAGCCTCATAGCAAACCACAACGCCATCAGCGGCAGACGCATCCATCCCCGCAACCACATACGGCGACCCGATACGCGTCCGAACAACCTTGCCAAACCAGCCACACGCCTCCACAGCCGTATTGCAGCTCACCGGCGTCACCACCACATTGGCACGCAAAAACTGCGCACACAAAATACCAACAACATCTCCACGCATCCACAAACCATTCTCATCCCCGATCAACGGCCGGTCACCATCCCCGTCAGTCGACACAATCGCATCAAAACCAACCTCATCAGCCCACGCCCTGGCCTGCAGCACATCCTCCGGACGCACCGCCTCCGTATCGATCGGCACAAACACCTCCGTCCGCCCCAGCGAAACCACGTCAGCGCCAAGCCCCTCAAGAATCTCACGCAACACATCCCGAGCAACGCTCGAATGCTCATACACCCCGACACGCATCCCCTCAAGCGAACCCGCACCGAAAAAATCAAGATATCGTCGCACATACGCCTCTCGCGCCCGGCCATCAAGAGCCGGCAAAACCGCCGGAACAACCACCTCCGGCACAACCACCTCCGCCTCCATCATCGCCAGCTCATCCGCCTTCGAAATCTCCCCATCCGCACGGTAAAACTTAATCCCGTTCCGATCAAACGGAATATGACTCCCCGTCACCACAATCGCAGGCAATCCAAGCCGCTGTGCATAAAAAGCCAGAGCCGGAGTAGGCAACGCTCCCGCATAAACCAGCTCACGCCCCGAATCCATCACCGCCCGAGCGCACGCCCCGGCAATCCCCGGACTGCTCGGCCGCAAATCATGCCCGATAACCACACCCGCAGCATCCCCTGCAACACTTCCAAGAAAAGCCGCCGCAAACCCATAACACACCCGGTCAGTCATATCCACCACCAACCCCCGAGCCCCACTCGTCCCAAACCCAACCCCCGACCCCAAAAGAAAATTCATGACATATAAAGGAGTAAATTGTTACTATTAAAAATGATAGCTCTTTTTACCCACAGATCACACAGACGAACACAGATAACACAGAGGAACACAGAGAAGAAGTGATTAGTGATTGGTAATTCGTAAATCGTTATCCGTCATTCGTAAACAAGTTGCGCCAAAGCCACCCCGCCTCCTGTCTCTCGCCTCTCGTCTCTTGTCACTCGTCACGCGTCACGCGTCACGGCGCGAAGCGCATCCGGTCACCAGTCACCGCGCGAAGCGCTCCGGCCCCCCGTCTCCTGTCTCTCGCCTCTTGCCTCTCGTCTCTTGTCACGCGTCACCGCGCAAAGCGCTCCCCCGCGCCTCCGGCGCAACACCACTCAAATCAACATAAAACACATAAAAACATAATAATAACACTTACTTTGCATAAAAACATTGCAAATGTTACTTTGCAAAAAGGACATAAAAAACATATGGAAGCAACAAAACAACAGTTCGAGGATTTCGTCAAAAAAATTGCCGGATATCCGGTTACCTGGGGAAATCTTATAACGACACCCCTACCTCAACTCCTTAAGCAAAGATATGCACTCTATACGCTGCATATTGGCAATCGATCATTCCTCGGAATCTATCTTAAAAACAAAATTGAGTTCAAACCCGCAACCTTTGAGAAACATCTACAACAGGTCTGGCAGAACATTACTGAATATGACGCATACTGTGTGATCACCCAGGACCTTCCCGGTTATGTACGCCAGCGCATGGTCGAACGCAAAATCCCCTTTGTCGATATCGGTCGACAACTCTTCTGGCCTGAACTTGGTGCCGCGTATCAGCAAAAAAAACTCAAAGCCTCGCCACCTGTCGTCAAAGCCCTCAGCCCAGCCACCCAGGCCGTACTCATCTACGCATTAAACGATGGCATACAGAAACCAGTAACCCCAAAGAAACTGGCAGAACAGCTTGGCTATACGCCTATGACAATGACGAGAGCACTCAATGAAATCGAAAGCATCAAGCTCTGTAGCGTCAAACGCCAAGGAAAGGAACGCTTCCTGTTACCGGAACACAAAGAAATGCTCTGGAAAAATGCTCGCCCCTTCCTGCATAACCCGGTGAAAAACGTTAAGCGAATCATGGAAAAAGACCTCCCCGAAAACCAACGCCTGGCAGCCGGAGAAACCGCCCTCGCACAGTGCAGTATGCTGACGTTACCAAAGGAGCCGATTTACGCCTTATGGAACCGTTACTGGAAAAAACTTTCCAAGACAGCCCAAACCGTTCCTATTGAGGACGAAGGAACCTGTCAGCTTCAGTTATGGCACTATAACCCGGCCTTATTTGCTGCAGAAGGGAGAGTTGACCCATTCTCACTCTACCTGAGCCTGCAAACAGAACGTGACGAACGTGTAGAATCAGCGCTTGAAAAAATAATGGAGAAGCTCAAATGGTAGGTCTGAAAAAATTTAGCTCTCATTTTTCCAGTTATAAAGACCACTATGTTCTGATCGGTGGAGCCGCATCTTGGTTGGTGTTGGATGCTGCCGGTCTCGAACCTCGTGCAACCAAAGATTTAGACATCGTCTTGTGCATTGAGGTTCTCGATGCACAGTTTGGAAAAGTACTGTGGAACTTTATCCAGGAAGGAGGGTATGAAATTCAAGAGAAAAGCAACGGGGAAAAATCTTTCTATCGGTTTAGCAAACCAACACAAAAAGACTACCCTGTTATGCTTGAACTTTTCTCTCGCAAACCAGATAGCTTAATCCTCGGCAACGATAGCCAGCTAACTCCAATTCCGATTGAAGAAGACGTTTCCAGCCTATCGGCTATCTTACTTGAAAATGATTATTACGATGTAATCCATCAATACAAAAAAGAAATCGAAGGCGTCTCCATCGTGGGTGAAGAATGCCTCATCCCGCTGAAAGCACGAGCATGGCTTGATCTGACAAAGCGAAAAGCAAACGGCGGGCGAGTTGACAGCAAAAACATTAGAAAACACCGTAATGATATCTTGAGGCTGTATCAACTCCTCACCCCCGGCAGGGATATCGACATGCCAGAATCAGTCAAAAAAGATCTTAAGGACTGTCTTCTCGCTGTTGAACCAGAATTGACACCCCATTTACTAAACGATCTTAACATCAGCGAAGGATCTGTCGCAACAATTACGAGCACAATCAAAACAGTTTACGGTATTGCTGATTAAAAAAACCAGTTCCTATAAACCCCAGAAATCCGTTCTCCCGTCTCCGGTCTCCGGCCTCCCGCACGGAAAAGCGTGCTCTCGTCTCTTGCCCCTTGTCACTCGTCACGCGTCACGCGTCACCGCGCAAAGCGCATCCCCTGCGCCAAAGGCGCAACCAATTCGTGAAAATTAGTGCCAATTCGTGGACCGAAATCCGATATTCGTAACCATAAGTACACTTAATAACCAACGTCCCTCCTTTCAGAAATCCGTTATCCGTTATCCGTTATCCGTTATCCGTTATCCGTTATCCGTGAATAGTAAACCGTTTGCGCCAACAGCGCAACTCGTCACGCGTCACCGCGCCGCAGGCGCATTCCCACATTCACCAATCACCATTCACTATTCACTGCGCGAAGCGCATCCCCGCGCCAAAGGCGCTCCGATCTCCCGTCTCCTGTCTCTTGTCACTCGTCACGCGTCACGCGTCACCAGTCACCGCGCGAAGCGCTCCCGCCTCTCGTCTCTTGTCACTCGTCACGCGTCACCAGTCACGGCGCGAAGCGCCTCCGGTCACGCGTCACCGCGCGCAGCGCCTCCCCCGCGCCAAAGGCGCCACCATTCACCATTCAAACAATTCTCTTGGAAAACGCCGCTGATATAACTATTTATTTAGAATAAAGACTTCATGTAATCATTTTTCGAGAACTGTAACCTTTTTTTGAGGAACAATGGTATTGGACACGACACAGAACCGGCCAGCAGGCTATGCGTTTCTGATCGAGCAGTACAACGTAAGCGCTTTACCGAACTGGCACACATCCACCGTCAGCAAGGCAGGAATGCTGCGCAAAACCATGCAGGATGGGCAGGTAGAATCCATCTTTCCACCCTCTTATTGGCCTGGCGACGAAACGGGAGACCATCTGGAATTCGCCCTCAAATACGATGGTGTCAACCTTGGCATCCTGTCGGCAGTGTTCGACATGATCCCACAAGAAGAAATAGCAGCCTGGATCAGCTCGAAGCCAACCGGTAAATACACCCGCAGAATCTGGTTGCTCTATGAATTTCTGACCGGTCGGAGACTCCCTCTGCCCGATCTGACCAAGGGAAATTACATCGAGCTGCTTGAATCAGACCGCTACTATACCGCAACGCCCGGTCGTCGTATACAGCGTCAGCGAGTCATCAGCAATCTGCTTGGAGGAAGAGAGTTCTGTCCCATCATCCGCCGTACCGAAAAGCTTGTCAGCATGCAAGAAATCGACCTGCGCAAACAGTGCGAAGAGCTCATCACCTCCTATCCGCCGGAGCTTCTCAGACGGGCGCTAAGCTACCTGTATACCAAAGAGACCAGGTCATCATTCGAGATCGAACACATCAAGCCGAGCGCATCCCGGACAGAAAAATTCATCGGCTTGCTGGAGATGGCTGAGCATAAGGACTTTTGCGAGAAACCTCTCCTTATCGAGGTGCAGAACCGCATCGTTGATCCCCGATTTCAAGACACGGACTACCGACCCAGCCAGAACTACGTCGGTCAGACGATTTCCTTCCAGAGGCAGCTCGTTCACTATGTCTGTCCTCAACCTGACGACCTCCCGGAACTGATGGCGGGACTGCTCGTAGCACATCAGGTGATGAAGGAAGGCGCAGTCCCCGCCATTATCCATGCCGCCGCCATTTCCTACGGCTTTGTCTTCATGCATCCCTTTGAGGACGGCAACGGCCGTATTCACCGGTTTCTCATACACAACATCCTGTTCCTGCGCAGCCAGATCCCGAAAGGGCTCATGTTCCCGGTCTCTGCCGCCATGCTGAAAAACCCGGCGCTTTACGATCACTCCCTGGAGGCGTTTTCAAACCCGCTGATGCAACTGGTTGACTACGACCTTGACGATCTCGGCCAGATGACCGTACAGGATGAGAGTGGAGCATTCTACCGATACATCGACATGACTGCCCAGGCGGAGGCCTTGTATGATTTCGTCAAACTCACCATCGAACACGAACTGGTAGAAGAACTCGATTTCCTGGCGAATTACGACAAAACCAGGCAGGCCATCCAGGAGAGCGTAGACATGCCTGACCGCCTCATTGATCTGTTCATCCGCCTCTGCCTGCAAAACAACGGTCGCCTTTCACCCAAAAAAAGAGCGTCGCATTTCGGATTCCTGACCGATACCGAGTTGGCCGACCTGGAAAATGCCGTCCAAAAAGAATACACAAGGAACTGACACAACCCCCCGCGCCGCTGGCGTGACCAGTGACCAGTGACCAGTGACCAGTGACCAGTGACCAGTAAAGAAAATATTTCTGCTTGCCCACAATTCGTGTAAATTCGTGCCAATTGGTGGACTGAAATCCGTTATTCGTGATTCGTTACCCGTTATCCGTGAATGGTAAACCGTTTGCGCCAACAGCGCAACTCGTCACGCGTCACCAGTCACCGCGCAAAGCGCACCCCCGCGCCAAAGGCGCTCCGGTCTCCCGTCTCCGGTCTCCGTCCTCCCGCACGCGAAAGCGTGCTCCCGCCTCTCGTCTCTTGCCCCTTGTCACTCGTCACTCGTCACTCGTCACCGCGCGCAGCGCATCCCCCGCGCCAAAAGCGCAACCAATTCGTGAAAATTAGTGCCAATTCGTGGACCGAAATCCGATATTCGTAACCATAAGTACACTTAATAACCAACGTCCCTCCTTTCTAATCACTAATCACTAATCACTAATCACTAATCACTAATCACTAATCACTAATCACTAATCACTAATCACTAATCACTAATCACTAATCACTAATCACTAATCACTAATCACTAATCACTAATCACTAATCACTAATCACTAATCACTAATCACTAATCACTAATCACTAATCACTAATCACTAATCACTAATCACGATTAGTACAGTTAGTAATCACCGTCCATCTCGTACGTTCTTCTAACCAACCTCACCCTTTTCACGGGAACGAACTTCCCTGACCGCATCGAGAATATCATCTGTCAATGCCTGTGTCTTTACTCCCGGCACATCGAAAGGAGAAACCTCAGGTTTCCGGAAGACGACCGAAAACATCTCACCGGTTCGCTTGCGAATAACCACCTCTTCACGGCGGGCTATCTCCAGAACCTCCGACAACTTTTGTCTGGCTTCCGAATACGTATAGACTTTCATGAAATCTCCACTACCGCAACGCCAGCATCCTGTGCGACCCGCCTCATCCTTCGATCGAGAGTCAACAACGGACTTCTGAAGCTGATTGCTGTTTGAATAAAATACGCATCATAGGCATAGATACCAGCCTCAACTGCAATGGTCAAGGCAATCCCTATATCTACAGGTTTCAACTGAACAGGTATCTGACGGGCATACTGCAAAACCCGACCAGCATCAACAGCCCTGATCCTGCCTTTTTTAACAAGAGCACTCAATGCATTTCCCATCTCGTAGGGTAAGACCTCGGGCGCAATGATAACTTCTCCGGCTGTAAGTTTAATAAGCACCTCCCGTTCAGGTTCCTCAAGCAGTACGGCAAGGAAAACATTTGTATCAGCAATAACCATAAGTACAATTGTACAACAATAAAACATATTAAACAAAAACAGTCACAGGTCACAGATCACATTCTTCCGCCCTCCGCGCCAAATCGCCCCATCTCCGGCCATCCGATCTACCTTCTTTTCCCGTCTCTTGCCTCTTTTCTCTTTGCTTTTCCCATTCCCAACTACCCATTACCGAGTACCTAATGCCGACACTACCCCACTTTCCAACACTCTTCCATCCCACACTCAGAACTGAGAACTCAGCACTCACCCCGTGAAATCAAGCAAGATATTTCACAGGGCTCATTGCTCTCAACTGAGAACCAGGAACTCAGCACTCACATTGCCTCCTGGCTACTTACTCCTGCGAGCCATAGCGAGCTACTCCTGCGCACGAAGTACGCTGCTCCCAATACGTATTACCTGACACTCTGCGTCATCCGGTCTCCGGCCTCCTCTTGACCCTTGGCACTCTGTTCTTTTAACTATTCACTAATCACTATTTACGATTCACCGCGCGAAGCGCCCCCGCGCCAAAGGCGCAACTCGTCACGCGTCACTTGTCACTCGTCACCGCGCCAACAGGCGCTCCGGTCTCCGGCCTCCCGCACGGAAAAGCGTGCTCTCGTCTCTTGCCCCTTGTCACTCGTCACTCGTCACCGCGCGAAGCGCCTCCCCCGCGCCAAAGGCGCAACCAATTCGTGAAAATTAGTGCCAATTCGTGGACCGAAATCCGATATTCGTAACCATTCACCAGGAACTGCACCAAAGACACCAAAAGTACACTTAATAACCAACGTCCCTCCTTTCCCCGCGCGAAGCGCATCCGGTCTCCAGCCTCCCGCACGCGAAAGCGTGCTCTCGTCACGCGTCACTTGTCACTCGTCACCGCGCGCCAGCGGCGCGCTATTCAACCGTTACCGACTTCGCCAGATTCCTCGGCCGGTCAACATCACACCCCCGCAGGGTCGCGATATAATACGACAGCAGCTGCAGCGGGATAACCGTCAGAAGGGGCATTATGAACGCCTTGCCTTCCGGAACGTACATCACGTGGTCGGCCAGTTCCCTGATCTCTTCGTCGCCCTCCGTGGCAATGGCAATCACACGGCCACCTCGGGCCTTGACTTCCTGGATGTTACTCAGCACCTTTTGGTACGTATCATCCTTCGGCGCAATCACCACCACCGGCATCTCCTCGTCGATCAGCGCAATCGGGCCATGCTTCATCTCCGCTGCCGGGTACCCCTCGGCGTGGATGTAGGAAATCTCCTTCAGCTTCAGCGCCCCTTCCAGCGCCACCGGGAAGTTGTACCCGCGCCCCAGATAGAGGAAGTTGCGCGCATTCTTGTACTCCTCCGCAATGCTCTGGATCTCCCCGTTGTAGTCCAGGATCCTCTTCACCCGTTCCGGCAGCTCATTCAAGCAACGCAGCGCATCCATCACCTCGCCGTCCGTCATCGTCCGGTCCTTCGAAAGCGCCAGCGCCAGCATGGTCAACACAATCACCTGCGCGGTGAACGCCTTCGTCGACGCCACCCCGATCTCCGGCCCGGCGTGCGTGTACATCCCGCAATCGGTCTCACGCGCAATCGTGGACCCCACCACGTTGCAGATCCCCACAACCATCGCCCCCTTCTCCTTCGCCAGCCGCAAGGCCGCCAGCGTATCAGCCGTCTCGCCCGACTGCGAAATCACGATCATCACATCCCCCGGCCCCACAATCGGGCTCCGGTAGCGGAACTCCGACGCATAATCCACCTCCACCGGAATGCGCGCAAACTCCTCGATCAGGTACTCCCCAATCAACCCCGCATGCCAGCTCGTCCCGCACGCACAGATCACAATCCGCTTCGCCTCGCGCAGCTGCTCCAGCTGATCGGCAATCCCGCCCAACTGGATCCGCCCCTCGTCGAGCCGCACCCTGCCGCGCATCACATCCTGCATCACCTCCGGCTGCTCGAAAATCTCCTTCAGCATAAAGTGCTCGAACCCCGCCTTCTCGATCTCCTCCAGGTCGAAATCCAGCTCCGTCAGCCCCTTCTCGCACACAATATTACCGATACTCTTCACCGTATACCCGTCCCGCGTAATCACGCCCATCTCACCGTCCGACAGGTACACCACCCGCCGCGTATGCTCCACAATCGGCGCCGCATCCGACGCAACGAAGTACTCTCCCTCGCCAACCCCGATCACCAGCGGGCTACCGTTACGCGCAACCAGCAGCTTGTCCGGCTCACGCGACGAAATCACGCAGATCCCGTACGCCCCGTCCACAATCGAGAGCGCCTCGCGCACTGCCCCCTCGAAATTCATGAAGGGAATACTCTTCCACAAGTGATCGATCAGGTGCACCAGCACCTCCGAATCCGTATCACTCACAAACTCATACCCGTGCTTCCTCAGCTCAACCCGCAGCGCCGCATGGTTCTCGATAATCCCGTTATGGATCAACGCAATCTGGCCATCAGCACTCACATGCGGATGCGCATTCCGGTCACTCGGATCCCCATGCGTCGCCCACCGCGTATGCCCAATGCCCATAGTAGCACCAGACACCGCCCCATTGCTCCCAGCCAAAGCCTCACCAAGCGAAGCCACATTCCCCTTCCGCTTCACCACCCGAACCCCAGCATCATCGTTCATCCCCCCACCTAACACATCACACCTAACACCATCCAACACCGCGATCCCCGCAGAATCATACCCACGGTATTCCAGCCGCTGCAACCCCTTTAAAAGCAAAGGGGCAGCTTCCTGCTGCCCGATATATCCTACTATTCCACACATATTCTCTCTATTTTTTTCCTTTCACCACTACCACAGGGCACTCGGCATCACGAATCACATTTTCGGCTGTACTGCCCATGAGCAATCGCTTCATCCCCTTCCTGGCTGCTGTTGTCATGATGATCATATCTGCACCAAGCAATTCGGCCTGCTTGCAGATCACCTGTGCAGGATCACCATATTCCAACAAATACCGCACGTCACAGCCATCTCCTGCAAGCTCATCAGCAAGCATGGAGATTCGTGTTTCAGGGCAGGCCTCGTCATCCTCTTCTTGTGCCAACATTGCAACAAGACCCTCATCATCCCCCACCAGGTCTATGGCATGCAGCAGCACAATCGAAGCCCCCGTACTTGAAGCAATTTCCCTTGCATGAGCCAGAGCTGCACGCGACTCCAGTGAAAAATTGACTGGACAGAGAATCACGCGTATATCAGACATCTATTTCTCCAATAATATTATGCAATCCATACATCCCCGAAGGTTCGTACACCTTATGCCCTGATCCTCGGTAATACATAATTCAACACTTGCTCAACGCACTGCTGAACATCTGCATGTTCCTTGCGCAACCGTACATCCGGATCCAGCGGTGATTCAAATGGGTTCATGAAGCGATATCAGTAAAATTAGGGATCTCTCCTGTGCGTGGTCCTATGTACAAAACTTTCATATCCAAGGACACAACAATAAACGATTCTACAACGTTAGCTATATTGCCCCAAAGGGTAAAATCGAAGGTCGAGATGCCAAGATTTTCAAAGAATGTGATCAGAAGCTTTAAGCCGCCAAAGAGCCAGAAAAATAAGCGGATGGAGAAAAGAAACAGCATTTATTTTCTTATAACTTCAACAGGCACAAACAAAACAACTTCAACCAACTAACTAACTAACTATGCAGACACAATCCTCCACTACCAACTGAAACAAAACATTTTATTATTATCAGTACTGAACCCAACTCTGAGAACCAATAGAAGTAAAATGAAAATTCATAACTTCACCCCCATGTTTTCTTAATTCGCGCAGAACTCGCATACGTTTGGCAGGGGGAACAAAAAACATAAAAAATCCACCGCCCCCAGCACCAGAAAGCTTTCCTGCTAAGGCACCTGATTTAAGTGCATTTTCGAATATCATATCCAGCTCAGAATTGCTTACACCTTTTGCAAGGTTCTTTTTGGCCTCCCATGATTGACGCAATATATCAGCATAAACCGCAAGATCACCTCGCAAAACAGCTTCCTTAATTTTTATTGCATCTTGTTTCAGAGCAAACATGGCGTTCAACGAACGAGATTCTTTATCCTGGGAACTCAGAATTTGCTGCTCTATGATTTTTGCTGAATCACGTGATTGCCCCGTATAATAGAGAATAGTAGATGCTTCAAGTTCATTGCGGATATCCTCCTT
Coding sequences:
- a CDS encoding phosphomannomutase gives rise to the protein MNFLLGSGVGFGTSGARGLVVDMTDRVCYGFAAAFLGSVAGDAAGVVIGHDLRPSSPGIAGACARAVMDSGRELVYAGALPTPALAFYAQRLGLPAIVVTGSHIPFDRNGIKFYRADGEISKADELAMMEAEVVVPEVVVPAVLPALDGRAREAYVRRYLDFFGAGSLEGMRVGVYEHSSVARDVLREILEGLGADVVSLGRTEVFVPIDTEAVRPEDVLQARAWADEVGFDAIVSTDGDGDRPLIGDENGLWMRGDVVGILCAQFLRANVVVTPVSCNTAVEACGWFGKVVRTRIGSPYVVAGMDASAADGVVVCYEANGGFLLESRVVHNGRTLEALPTRDSVLPILALLGMARERDEKVSGLSASLPKRFTASDRLKDVPTERSNSLISSLRDSPDEAARLLGPDAGGVAWMDMTDGLRMTFENGDIIHLRPSGNAPELRCYAEADSVERAEMLCAGALGAVTRDA
- the glmS gene encoding glutamine--fructose-6-phosphate transaminase (isomerizing), which translates into the protein MCGIVGYIGQQEAAPLLLKGLQRLEYRGYDSAGIAVLDGVRCDVLGGGMNDDAGVRVVKRKGNVASLGEALAGSNGAVSGATMGIGHTRWATHGDPSDRNAHPHVSADGQIALIHNGIIENHAALRVELRKHGYEFVSDTDSEVLVHLIDHLWKSIPFMNFEGAVREALSIVDGAYGICVISSREPDKLLVARNGSPLVIGVGEGEYFVASDAAPIVEHTRRVVYLSDGEMGVITRDGYTVKSIGNIVCEKGLTELDFDLEEIEKAGFEHFMLKEIFEQPEVMQDVMRGRVRLDEGRIQLGGIADQLEQLREAKRIVICACGTSWHAGLIGEYLIEEFARIPVEVDYASEFRYRSPIVGPGDVMIVISQSGETADTLAALRLAKEKGAMVVGICNVVGSTIARETDCGMYTHAGPEIGVASTKAFTAQVIVLTMLALALSKDRTMTDGEVMDALRCLNELPERVKRILDYNGEIQSIAEEYKNARNFLYLGRGYNFPVALEGALKLKEISYIHAEGYPAAEMKHGPIALIDEEMPVVVIAPKDDTYQKVLSNIQEVKARGGRVIAIATEGDEEIRELADHVMYVPEGKAFIMPLLTVIPLQLLSYYIATLRGCDVDRPRNLAKSVTVE
- a CDS encoding transcriptional regulator; the encoded protein is MEATKQQFEDFVKKIAGYPVTWGNLITTPLPQLLKQRYALYTLHIGNRSFLGIYLKNKIEFKPATFEKHLQQVWQNITEYDAYCVITQDLPGYVRQRMVERKIPFVDIGRQLFWPELGAAYQQKKLKASPPVVKALSPATQAVLIYALNDGIQKPVTPKKLAEQLGYTPMTMTRALNEIESIKLCSVKRQGKERFLLPEHKEMLWKNARPFLHNPVKNVKRIMEKDLPENQRLAAGETALAQCSMLTLPKEPIYALWNRYWKKLSKTAQTVPIEDEGTCQLQLWHYNPALFAAEGRVDPFSLYLSLQTERDERVESALEKIMEKLKW
- a CDS encoding universal stress protein, whose product is MSDIRVILCPVNFSLESRAALAHAREIASSTGASIVLLHAIDLVGDDEGLVAMLAQEEDDEACPETRISMLADELAGDGCDVRYLLEYGDPAQVICKQAELLGADMIIMTTAARKGMKRLLMGSTAENVIRDAECPVVVVKGKK
- a CDS encoding Fic family protein produces the protein MVLDTTQNRPAGYAFLIEQYNVSALPNWHTSTVSKAGMLRKTMQDGQVESIFPPSYWPGDETGDHLEFALKYDGVNLGILSAVFDMIPQEEIAAWISSKPTGKYTRRIWLLYEFLTGRRLPLPDLTKGNYIELLESDRYYTATPGRRIQRQRVISNLLGGREFCPIIRRTEKLVSMQEIDLRKQCEELITSYPPELLRRALSYLYTKETRSSFEIEHIKPSASRTEKFIGLLEMAEHKDFCEKPLLIEVQNRIVDPRFQDTDYRPSQNYVGQTISFQRQLVHYVCPQPDDLPELMAGLLVAHQVMKEGAVPAIIHAAAISYGFVFMHPFEDGNGRIHRFLIHNILFLRSQIPKGLMFPVSAAMLKNPALYDHSLEAFSNPLMQLVDYDLDDLGQMTVQDESGAFYRYIDMTAQAEALYDFVKLTIEHELVEELDFLANYDKTRQAIQESVDMPDRLIDLFIRLCLQNNGRLSPKKRASHFGFLTDTELADLENAVQKEYTRN
- a CDS encoding type II toxin-antitoxin system prevent-host-death family antitoxin, with the protein product MKVYTYSEARQKLSEVLEIARREEVVIRKRTGEMFSVVFRKPEVSPFDVPGVKTQALTDDILDAVREVRSREKGEVG
- a CDS encoding type II toxin-antitoxin system VapC family toxin, with translation MVIADTNVFLAVLLEEPEREVLIKLTAGEVIIAPEVLPYEMGNALSALVKKGRIRAVDAGRVLQYARQIPVQLKPVDIGIALTIAVEAGIYAYDAYFIQTAISFRSPLLTLDRRMRRVAQDAGVAVVEIS